In Clavibacter californiensis, the sequence TCGGCGCTCGCCGACGAGCTGCTGTCGCGGCCCGGCCGCCGCGTGTTCGCGGCACGCGGCGACGGCGACGTGGTGTCGCTGCGCGCGGGCGTGCGTCCGTCCCGGCCCACCGAGGTCGTGCTGTACCGGGCGGCGCTCGCCATGCCCGGCGACGACCGCGACGGCTCCGGGCGCGACGCGCGGTGAGCGACGCTCGCGACTCCGCATCCGCCGCCGACGACCTGCTCGACCTCGGCGCGCTCCGCCGCCGCCCGGACGTCGAGGCCGAGAACCTCTTCGCCGTGGACGCCGCCGACCGGTTGCTCCTCGACGAGCTGGTCGCGCTGCTCGCCGCCGCGGCCGACGCGGGCCGCCCGGTGCGGCCCGAGGAGCTCGTCGTGATCGGCGACCAGTACGGCGCCCTCGCGCTGGGCGCTGCCGCCGCGCTGCGTCGAGCGGGGGCGCCGGATCCCGTGCGCATCCGCGTGCACCAGGACGCCCTCGCCTCCGAGACCGCGCTCCGCCTCAACGCGGAGCTGATCGGCGAGACCGCCGAGATCGCCCACCACGGGCTGGACGACGCGCTCGCCGCGGACGCCCGCGTTGTCATCGCGCGCCTGCCCCGCAGCCTCGACGCCCTCGACGAGTGGGCCGGTGTGGTCGCGCGCGCCGCCGCCGACGACGTGACCGTGCTCGCCGGCGGCCGCGTCAAGCACATGACCCCCGCGATGACCGACGTGCTCCGCCGCCGCTTCGGCGAGGTGCACGCCACACTCGCGCGGCAGAAGTCGCGGATCCTCGTCGCGCGCGAGCCGCTCTCCGCGACCGACGCCGCCGACGCCTACCCCCGCCACGAGTCGCACCCCGACCTCGGCCTCGAGGTGCGCGCGCACGGCGCCGCGTTCGCGGGCGCCCGCATCGACATCGGAACGCGCTTCCTCCTCTCCTTCCTGCCCGACCTGCCCGCTGGCGCGACGACCGCCGTCGACCTCGGCTGCGGCACGGGCGTCATCGCGTCGGCCGTCGCGCTCGCCCGGCCGGACCTCCGCGTGATCGCGACCGACCAGTCGTGGGCGGCCGTCGACTCGGCGCGCGCGACCGTCGCCGCCAACGGGCTCGCGGACCGGGTGACCGTGGTGCGCGACGACGCCGGATCCACCGTCCCCGACGGATCCGCCGACCTCGTGCTCCTGAACCCGCCGTTCCACACGGGCGCCACCGTGCACGCGGGCCTCGCGCCGCGCCTGTTCGCCGCCGCGGCCCGCATGCTCCGCCCCGGCGGCGAGCTCTGGACGGTCTACAACAGCCCGCTCGGCTACCGGCCGCAGCTCACGCGCATCGTCGGCCCCACGCGCGAGGCGGGTCGGAACGCGAAGTTCACGGTCGCCGTCTCGACGAAGCCCGAGTCGCGGGCCTAGCCTCGGATCCACCGTGGCCGCCCGAGTCGCGCCGCTCGCCGAGGAGCCCGCATGCCCACCTTCCGCACCCGCGTCATGCAGGCCCGCGTCAACGCGACCGGGCTGCCCGTGCCGCCGGAGGCGCTCGACGAGCTGGGTGCCGGGAAGCGGCCCGCGGTCGTCGTCACCGTCGCGGGCTACACGTACCGCACGAGCGTCGGCGCGATGGGCGGACAGCACCTCATCCCGCTGAGCGCCGCGCATCGCGCCGCGTCGGGGGTCGCCGCCGACGACGAGGTCGAGGTGACCATCGAGCTCGACGCGCAGCCCCGCGAGGCCGTGATCCCGGACGAGGTCGCCGCCGCCTTCGCCGCGGAGCCCGCCCTGGCTGACGCGTTCGGCGTGCTCTCGTCGAGCAGGCAGCGCGCCCTCGTGGATCCGATCGCCGAGGCGAAGACCGCCGAGACCCGCGCGCGTCGCGTCGAGAAGGCGCTCGACGCGTTGCGCGCCTGACCCCACCGCACGCGCGGGTCGCGCGCGTCAGGCCGCCGGCGGATCCAGCACCAGCAGGTCGCCGATCTCGCACTCCAGCGCGCGGCAGACCGCGACGAGGGTCGAGTAGCGGATCGCGCGGGCGCGGTCGTTCTTCAGGATCGACAGGTTGACCTGGCTCACGCCGACGATCGCGCTCAGCCGCGTGAGCGTCATGCCGCGCGCCGCGAGCAGCTCGTCGAGGCGGCAGTGGACGCCGGTGGGGCCCTCGTCGTCCGCGCCCATCAGACCAGGCCGCGGGTGTCGCGCTGCAGGGTCTCGCCGTGCTCGACCACGAGGCCGACGATCATCAGCGCGAAGCCGAGCGCGATGGTCGACGCGTCGACCTCCGCGACGACGGGCCAGAAGCCGTCGAGCCCGTCAGCGGGGTCGTTGAGCGCGTCCCCGACCATCCAGGCCACGCCCGTGCGCGCGGCGAGCGCGAGCAGCGCCGCGATCATCACGGTGCCGCCCGCGAGCGTGACCACGAGGCTGAGGCGGCGGGCGAGCGGATCCGGCCGGAGCAGCCGGCGGGCGAGGATCGCGACCGTGCCTGCGAGCGCGATGCCCACGGCGGCGTCCAGCGCGATGCGGACGACGTGCAGCGCGACGATGCCGCCCGGCAGCTCGCCCACCGCGACCTCGGCGGTGCGGTACGCGCCCGAGCGGAGGTCGGCGGGACCGGCGTCGGCCTCGGCGGGAAGGGATCCGCGCATCTCGAGCGACGTGCTCACCACGCCGGTCCGCACGGTCTCGACCGCGCTCACGACGGCCGCCGCGGTCACCGCCAGCAGCACGAGCACGGCGATCGCGAGGGCCGCCCAGAGAATGCCGCGCGTGACGCGCGCGGACGACCCGGTGCCGGCGAGGGGTGTGCGTGCCATGGGCGTCCTATCGATCATCGTTACAACGAATGTCGATATGGTGGCACGCGGTCGGGCCCGGTGTCCAGGCCCGCGGGGATCACGCCGGGTGCGTTCGAAACCACTCCAGCAGCCAGCGGGCGCGGGACGGCGCGTCCGGACGCGCCGCGGCGGACGCCGGGCGGTCGAGGAAGTCGTCGTAGCCGCGGAGCTGGCGGAGGGTCGCGTCGTCGACCGTGCGGAAGCCCATCGACCAGGCGGGGAACTGCCGGGCGGGGATCTCCTCGTCGAGCAGCAGCCGCACGTCGGTGTGCCGCTCATCGGCCTCGATGGCGGCGAACACCGACTCGACGGCGTCGTGCGGGCCCTCGAGCACCTGCATGAACGTGCCGTCACGGTGCAGCAGCAGGCCCGTGAGGCCGGCCTGCTCGTTGTTGCGGATGCACTGGCCGAGGAGCTCGCCCAGCTCGTCGTCGGTCATCTGCCGTGTGGCCGTGCTCGTGTAGACGGTCGTCCGCATGGTGCCCCCTGGTGCTGTCCCCCCATCCTCGCGCGTCGCGGGCGTGCACCGTGCACCGGATGCGCGCGCGGCGCGGGGCGGACATCACGGCGGCCGGGGATCCGCCGGGGTTCTGTCGTCCGGACGGACGACAAGAGCCCGGCGCGTCCACGGGGACGGCGCGCGCCGGGCTCCTGCTGCTGCCGCGTCCGTTCGGGTCGGGTCGCGGAGGGATCTGATGAGCTGCCCCGCTCGGCGGGGGGACGCGTCGGGGCGCTCCTCGGGTATCCATTCGCACGGCGGCATCGGGGGAATCCGCTGTACGAAGAGGACTCTATGTCCCCTGTCCTCGCTTTGGGGGACAAGTCGTGCACGAATCGCGGGTGATCCGAGGGTGAGGGGAGGGTGAGAGTTCCCGTCCACCGCGGATCCGGGGTCAGTGCGAGCCGCCGCCGAGCGTCCAGGTGCGCACGTGCTCCCAGGTGAGGGTGTTCCACCAGCGGCCGGACCAGTCCGGGCTCGCGGTGCGGTACATGACGACCGTGTCGCCGACGAAGCCGGTCGGCACGGGCTCGTCGAGCTCGCGGATGAAGGCGCCGACCTCGTCGTGCAGGTCGGGGCGGACGAGGAGGTCGTGCGAGGCGAGCGAGAGGTGCGCCCGGAAGCGCGCGGGGTCGAACGAGTGGTGCTCGGGGGAGTCCATGGGACGCCGGAACGGGGCCGCGACGCGGTCGATGTCCGCCGCGAGCGCGAGCAGCTCGGCGTTCTGGCTGCCGTCCGGCAGGCCGTCCACGTCGTAGACGAAGCCGAAGCCGTGCTCGCGGACGCCTGCGTTGTGCACGGGGAACGCGGGGCGGTCGGCGAGGAGCTCGGTGACCGCCTCGATCACCCGCGCCTCGTCGTGCCCGAACGGCTGGCTCCCGATGAGCGTCGCGTGCGGGGGGAAGGCGCCGGCGGACACGAGGCCGTACTGCGCGCGGATCTGGTCGGTGACGACGGTCACGGCCCGGCAGGTGCGCGCGTCGGGGCGGAGGAAGATCCCGTAGCGGTAGGGGTCGCTGTCGTCGCGGGGGAGCAGCGACGGGCGCACCTCGACCCGGCTGGCCGACGCGGGCGCGGTGTCGGGGGCGGCGAGCGCGTGTGCGGTGTGGTCGTCGTGGTCCATGGGGATCCTCCAGGCGTCGAGCGAGCGCAGGGAACGTTCCCTACGTGGCGACGTCGATGGTCCCACAGCGCGGATCGGCGAGGGCGGCCGCGGGGTGAACGGCGGGTGGACGCACGGTGCGCGGTGCGCGGGGGCGGTGCCTGAACGGCGCTCGCGCGACGAGCGTCGCACGACGTGCGTCAGGCGCGGAGGAGCGCGGCCGTGCGGCCCGGGATCAGCTCGCCGTCGACCGCGGTGTGGCGGGTGCCCGTGACGGTGCCGTCGATGCGGTCGACCACGGCGTCGACGGCGAGGGCGCCGATGACGGGGATGGGCTGGCGCCACGTGGTGAAGTCGAGGAGCGCGCTCGTGAAGGGCGGCAGGCCGTCGTAGCCGGTGATGGAGACGCTGTCGGGGGCGGTGATGCCGCGGCGGCCGAGGCCGTCGAGGATCGCGAGGGCCCACCCGTCGCTCGGGGTCATGATCGCGGTGACGCCGCCCGCGTCGACGATCGCCTGCGCGATGCCGTCCGCCCCCTCGATGTGCCCGCCCCGGTGCTCCTCCCCGCGCACGTGCACGGCGTCGAGGCCGAGCTCGCGGAGGCGGTCGAGCATCGCGAGGGTGCGTGCGGACATCGTGAGGGAGATGGCGGGCGGGAGCGTGAGGACGGCGACGCGGCGGTGGCCGAGCGACGCCACGTGGTCGGCGAGACCGCGGCCGCCCGCCGTCTCGTCGCAGTAGACGCTGCTGAGCGACGCGTCCACCTCGGGGCGGCCGGCGACGACCGTGGGGATCCGGAGTGCGGACGGCAGGATGTCCGCGACCGGGAGCGCGCCGCTGCACACGATGAGCCCCTCGACCTGCAGCGAGACGAGCGTCTCGAGGGCCTTGCGCTCCTCCATCACGTCGAACGCGCCGAAGCCCGTCGCCGTGACGACCCGGTACCCGCGCTCCGACGCCCGCTGCTGCAGCGCCGTGAGCAGGTGCCCGTAGAAGGGCGTGGACGCGTCGCGGACCAGGACGCCGAGCGTGTGGGTGCGGTGCGCCGACATCCCGCGCGCGTGGGCGTTGGCGACGTAGCCGAGCGCGGCCGCGGCGTCGCGGACCGTCTGCTGGGTGGCGGGGGCGACGCCGGGCGCGCCGGAGAGGGCGCGCGAGACGACGGACTTGGAGACCCCCGCGCGCGCGGCGACGTCGTGGATGGTGGGGGCTGCGCCGGGGCGGCTCATGCGCGGATCCGCGGGGCGAGCTGCGCGGGGAGCGCGGCGGCGGGGACGGGGATCGGCGCGGGGAGCGCGGCGGCGGGGACGGGGATCGGCGCGGGGTGCGCGGCGGCGGCGGGGGGCACGGGTCCACGGTAGCGATGCGGGGGCGCCGCGGGTGGCAGGTCAGGGGCGGTGCGGCGATGGACCGATGGCGGGCGGCGGATCCGCGACGGGCGCGGGATGCGCTCCTGCCGCGGGCTCCTGGACGGGCGGCAGGGGGAGGCCGGCCGCGCTGGCGCCGAGGCGGTGGAGGATCGCGCGGTACGCCTGGCGGAGCGGGCCGGCCGATCGCGGCGCGTGGGTCCCGCCGACGTCCCCGGCGGACGTCGCGCGTCGGATCGCGCGGAGCGGGTCGTCGTCGGCCGGATCCCCGGGCCACACGTCGTGCAGCGCGCGGAGCCGCTCCTGCAGGAGGTCGTCGTCGCGGTCGGGGCTGCTCAGCACGCGCGGGCTCCCGAGGGCGTGCGGCGCCGACGGCCGGGGTGCGCCGGGCGGACGCCGGGCGGCGTGCGCGGGTGCGGGGCGTGCGGCATGGGACCTCGTGCTGCGGCTCGGACGGGAGGGGCACGAGGCTACGGGCCGCGCGGATCCGGCGGGGCGGCTCCTGCACACGCCGCGTCGCGCTAGGTTCGGCGGGACCCGGGGAGGCGCATGGACCACGACGCCGTCGATGCCGCGCGCGACGCCCGCGGGGGCGTGTGGCGCGTGCGGGAGCTGCGGCTCGAGCGGATCCACCGGGACGTGGCCGTGCGGATCGCCGGCGGTCGCGTGACGCTCGCCGACCCCGCAGAGGAGGTGCTCGGGCGGCTCGACCTGGCGATCAGCGACGGCGTGGTCGACCGGCACGTGCACCTCGGGCTCGTGGATCGCGCGGCGCTCGCCGCATCGCCCGTCACGGCCGTGGTCGACCTCGGGTGGGATCCAGCGGAGATCGCCCGCATCGCGGCCCGTCCGCCGGAGGGCGTGGCCGTCCGCTACGCGGGTCCGTTCCACACCGCCCTGGGCGGTTACCCGTCGGATCGGGCGTGGGCGCCGGCAGCCGCGGTGCGCGAGGTGGCGCGCGCGGAGGACGCGGCGGCGGCCGTCGCGGAGGCGAGGGCTGGCGGATCCGGCGCGGTGAAGGTCGTGCTGCACGACGGCGGACCGCTCCTCGCCGACGACGTGCTGGCCGCGCTCGTCGACGCCGCGCATGCCGCCGGCCTTCCCGCGGCCGTGCACGCGGAGGGCCAGGGGCAGGCGGCGCGCGCGCTCCGGGCGGGCGCCGACGTGCTCGTGCACGTGCCGTGGACCGAGCGGCTCGACGACGCCACGCTGCGGGAGTCCGTGGCGCGCGACGTGCTCTGGATCTCGACCCTGGCGATCCACGACGGCGCCGACCTCGCGACGGCCCTCGAGAACGCCCGGCGCCACGTCGCGGTCGGCGGCCGGATCGCGTACGGCACCGACCTCGGCAACGGCGACCTCCCCGTGGGCCTGAACGCGCGGGAGGTCGAGCTGCTCGGCGAGGTCGGGCTGCGGGGCCCGGCGCTGCTCGAGGCCGTGCTGGGCAGCGCGCCCGGCGTCATCGCGCACGCGCTGGCGAGCGCGGAGCCGCTGCCGTCGTCCGCCGACGCCACCGCAGGGGAGCTGGTCTCGTGGCTGCGCGGGGCGCACCGGCTGGGCGCGGCCGACCTGCCACGGCGGGGTTGAGCGGCCGACCGCACCCTCCCGCGACGCCGGGTTGTCGGCCCACATGAGGTTAGGCTAACCTCACCTACCGTGACCTCCCCCGCCTCGACCTCCCCGATCGCGCGCGCCGCGGACCCGGATCCGGCGCCGGCGTCACCCGCCGCATCCGCCCTCGAGGCCCGCGACATCACGGTCGCGTACGGCGACACGGAGGTCGTGCACGGTGCAGGGCTCGAGATCCGACCGGGCTGCGTCACCGCGCTCGTCGGGCCGAACGGCAGCGGGAAGTCGACGCTGCTGCGCACGATGGCCAGGCTCCAGGCGGCGCGCTCCGGGTCGCTCGTGCTGCGCGAGGAAGGCGCGGAGGCGGGCGAGTCCGACGCCCTCGACCTCTCCCTCCGCCGCTTCGCCCGCCGCGTCGCCCTCCTCACGCAGGGCCGGCCGACGCCCGGCGGCCTGAGCGTCCGCGACGTCGTCGAGTTCGGCCGCTACCCGCACCGCGGCCGCTTCGGCGGGGCGGATCCCGAGGGCAGGGCGGCGGTGGACCGCGCGCTCGACCTCACGGGCCTCGTCGCCCTCGCCGACCGGGGCGTCGACCAGCTCTCCGGCGGCCAGCTCCAGCGCGTGTGGCTCGCGAGCTGCCTCGCGCAGGAGACGGGCGTGCTGCTCCTCGACGAGCCGACCACGTACCTCGACCTCCGCTACCAGGTCGAGCTCCTCGACCTGGTGCGCGACCTCGCCGACGACGCATCGATCGCCGTCGGCGTCGTCCTCCACGACCTCGATCAGGCCGCCGCGCTCGCCGACACCGTCGCGCTGCTCTCCGACGGCCGGATCGTCAAGACCGGCACCCCATCCGAGGTGCTGACCCCCGACCTCCTCACCGAGGTCTACGGCATCCCCGTCGAGGTCCACGCGGACCCGACGACGGGCAGCCTGCGCACCCGCGCGGTCGCCCGCCACCACCACAGGAACGAGAGGCTCCACCCGTGATCACGAGACGACGAACCCTGGCGATGACCGCCCTCGCCGCCGCGACAGCGCTCACGCTGACCGCGTGCGGCACCACCGAGGAGGCGTCCACCGGCGCCGGGGCGACGCCGGCCGGCGAGCAGATCACGCTGACCGACGGCACCGGCGCGGAGGTCACGCTGGACGGGCCCGCGACCAAGGTCGTCGGCACCGAGTGGAACGTCGTGGAGAACCTCGTGTCGCTGGGCGTGGATCCCGTGGGCGTCGCGGACGTGGCCGGCTACAGCGCCTGGTCGTCCGCCGTCCCGCTCGTGAACGAGCCCGCCGACATCGGCACGCGCGGCGAGCCGAGCGTGGAGACCATCGCGTCGCTCGCGCCCGACCTCATCGTCGCGACCACCGACCTGCCGGCCGACGCGATCACGCAGCTGAAGGCCATCGCGCCCGTGCTTCAGGTGAACTCGGCCGACGGCAGCAAGCAGATCCAGCAGAGCGAGGACAACCTCGAGCTCATCGCGAAGGCGACGGGCACCGCGGACAAGGCGACCGAGGTCATCGGCGCATACGACCAGGCCGTCGCGGATGCCAAGGCGAAGCTCGACGCCGCCGGGCTCGCGGGCTCGAGGTTCCTGTTCGCGGACGCGTACGTGGACGCCGGCGCCGTCACCATCCGCCCGTTCGGGACGGGCTCGCTGATCGGCGACGTCACGACCGAGCTCGGCCTCGAGAACGCGTGGACGGGCGAGGTCGACCCCGCTTACGGCCTCGGATCCACCGACGTCGAGGGCCTCACGACCGTCGGCGACGTGCAGTTCCTCTACAACTCGAACTCCACGCAGGGCGACGACCCGTTCGCCTCCACGCTCGCGGGCAACGCCGTGTGGCAGTCGCTCCCGTTCGTGACCGCGGGCGACGTGCACCGCATGCCCGACGGCATCTGGGCGTTCGGCGGCCCGGCGTCGATGACGGCGTACGCGAAGGCCGTGTCCGACCTGCTGGCCGGCTGACCCGCACCCTCCCGATGACCGCTCCCGTCCGCACCGCGCCCCCGTCGGCCGACGCGCCTCCCGTGTCCCCCGCGGCGGCGGCGATCCCGGATCCCGCCCCGTCGTTGGCCGCGGTCACGCGCGCCGACGGGGCCGGTCGGATCCCGGTGCGGGCGGTCGCGGTCGTCGCCCTCCTCGCGCTGGTCGTGGCGGTGCTCGCGGTGATCGACGTCACCCAGGGCACCGCCGCCGTCGGCCCGCGCGAGGTGTGGCAGGCGCTCACCGGGCGGGCGACGCCGGGCGACGCGTCCGTCGTGGTCGCGTCGCGGCTGCCGCGCATGGCCGCGGGGATCCTCGTGGGCCTCGCCCTCGGCGCGGCCGGCGCCGCCCTGCAGACCGTGAGCCGCAACGTGCTCGCCTCGCCCGACACCCTCGCCGTGAACGCGGGCGCGCACGCGGCGCTGGCGGTCGCGGCGGTCACCGGGCTCACGCTGCCGGCGCTCGCGGGCGCGGGCGTCGCCTTCGTGGGCGGGCTGGTCGCGGCGGCGGTCGTGCTCGCGGTCTCGGGCCTCGGATCCGGCACCGTGCGCCTCGTGCTCGCGGGCAGCGCGCTCGCGCTCGGCCTCGGATCCGTCACCAGCGCGCTCCTCCTCCTCTTCCCGCAGCAGACCAGCGGCCTCTACCGCTGGGGCCAGGGCGGCATCGGCCAGAACGGCTTCGACGCCGTCGCGCAGATGGCGCCCGTGGTGGTGCTCGCGCTCGGGATCCTGCTGCTCATCACGCGCCGACTCGACGCGCTCGGGCTCGGCGACGACGCCGCCCGGAGCCTCGGCGTCCACGTACGGGCGACCCGCGTGATCGCCGTGATCGCCTCGGTGCTGCTCGCCGCGGCGGCCGTGACGGTCGCCGGGCCCATCGGCTTCGTCGGCCTGTACGCGCCCGCGTTCGTGCGGCCGCTGCGGCGGCTCGTGCCGGGCGTCCGGCGCTCGTGGGTCTTCATCCCCGTCGCCGGGCTCATGGGCGCGGCCGTCGTGCTGCTCGCCGACGTGCTGCTGCGCGCGGTCGTCGGCGCCGAGGCGTCGGTCGCCGTGCCGACCGGGCTCGTCACCTCCCTCATCGGCGCGGTCGTGCTCGTGGTCCTCGCCGTGCGCACCCGCGACAGCGCCACGCCCGCGCCCACCGAGCGCCACGGCGTGATCACCCGCCGTCGTGCCGCGCTCGTGGTCGGCGCACTGGTCGCCGTGCTCGTCGGGCTGCTGATCGCCTCCGTGCTCCTCGGCGACGCGAAGCTGCTCCTCGGCGACGTCGTCAACGGGATCCGCGGCACCGCCGGCCCCGTCGTCAGCTACGTGCTCGACACCCGCGTGCCGCGCGTGCTCGCCGCCGTGCTGGCGGGTGCGGCGCTCGCGCTCGCGGGCGTGCTCGTGCAGGCCGTGACCCGGAATCCGCTGGCGGATCCCGCGATCCTCGGCGTCTCGGGCGGCGCGGGGCTCGGCGCCGTGCTGTTCGTGACGACCGCGCCGCTCGCGTCCGGATGGGGCATCGCGGGCGCGGCCGGGCTCGGCGCGCTCGCGGCCGCGGCCGTCGTCTTCGGGCTCGCGGCGCGCGGCGGCTTCCCGCAGAACCGCCTCGTGCTCATCGGCGTCGGCGTCTCGGCGGGCACGGCGGCGGCCATCAGCATGATCATCGTGCTCACCGACCCGTTCAACGGCGCGAAGGCGCTCACGTGGCTGTCCGGATCCACCTACGGGCGCGGGTTCGACGACGCCCTGCCCGTGCTCGTCGCCCTCGTGCTCGCGGTGGCGGTCGCGGCGCCGCGGCACCGGATGCTGGATCTCGTCACCCTCGACGACGACACCCCGCGCCTCCTCGGCGTCTCGCTCGTCCGCTCGCGCCTGCTCGCGCTCTCGGTCGCGGTCGTCCTCACGGCGACCGCGGTCGCGGCGGTGGGCGTGATCGGCTTCGTCGGCCTGGTCGCGCCGCACGCGGCCCGCGCGCTCGTCGGATCCCGCCACGCGCGCGTCGTGCCCGTCGCGATCCTGCTGGGCGCCGCCCTCGTGACCCTCGCCGACCTGCTCGGCCGCACCGTGATCGCCCCGGGCCAGCTCGGCGCCGGCCTCGTGACCGCGCTGGTCGGCACGCCGTACTTCGTGTGGCTGCTGTGGCGCGGGCGGGCGTCCCGCGGGCGGTAGGGGCACGTGCCGCGGGGGTGGGGCTGACCCCACCTCGATCCGGGAGCGAGCAGGATGGGCGACGTGCCCATCGCTCGCGAGGCTGGGAACATGAACACCACACCATCCGCGACCGAGGCCGAATCGACGCCCGTGCCACCCGAAGAGCTCTTCCCGGAAGCCGCCGACGCGTCCGACGCCGGCGGCCCTCCGTCCGATGCCGCGGGCGGGAGCGAGGACGTGGATCCGGACGACGCCCCCGCTCCCCGCGATCGCCGCCGCTCCTTCTACTCCTCCGCCTGGCGGCGCTTCCCCCGCGACATCGGATACCTGCTCCTGACCGCGGCGCTGTGCGCCACGGTCTACCTCGCGCTCCCCAACATCGTCTTCGGCCTGATCGACCAGCTCCTCTGGTCGGCGACCGGCCTGTTCGCGGCGCTCGCGCTCTCCGTCGTGCTCTTCGGGGCGCTGTTCGCGGCGCGGGGGCTCGGCGCCGTCGAGCGCGTGCGGATCGGGTGGGCCGAGCCCCGGCCGATCCGCCCGGTCGACTGGACGCCCCGGTGGCAGCAGAACCGGGCCACGCGGATCCTCTCGGCCGTCGCGAATCCGCACTACTGGCTGCACCTGCTGCACGCGGTCGTCGTCTACCCGCTCGTGGCCCTCGTCACGCTCGGCGCGGGCGCCGTCCTGCTCGCCGGGTTCCTCGGGCCCATCGCGGGCGTCTTCGCCCTGATGGCGCTCGACTGGCGCATCGACCCCTACCTCACGGAGCGGGGCTTCGACGCGGGGCGTACCGAGGCCCTCGCGGTCGCGATCGGCGTGGTGGCGATGATCCTGTCCGTCGTGCTGCTCCCGCTCTGGGCGCGTGGCGCCGTGCTCGCCCACTACTGGACCGACCACGCGCTCCTCGGCGGCTTCCGGTCCGACGCCCTCGAGCGCCGCGTCCAGGGTCTCGAGCAGTCCCGCGCCGGCGCGGTGACGGCCGAGGGGCAGACGCTGCGCCAGATCGAGCGCGACCTGCATGACGGTCCGCAGCAGCGCCTCGTGCGGCTCCGCATGGACCTCGCGGCCGCCGAGCGCGCGCTGGAGACGGATCCGGAGCGCGCTCGGACGCTCATCGCCGAGGCCTCCGAGCACGCGCACGACACCCTCGAGGAGCTGCGCGCGCTGTCCCGCGGGTTCGCCCCGCCGATCCTCCTCGACCGCGGGCTGGTCGCCGCCCTCGAGGCCCTCGCGTCCCGGGCGACCGTCCCCGTCGCGCTCGATGTGCACCTGCCCGAGAAGCTGGTGCTCCCGACCGAGGTCGAGCGCAACGTCTACTTCACGGTCAGCGAGCTCCTCACCAACGTCGCGAAGCACTCCGAGGCGACCCGGGCGGACGTGACGCTCGTGCTGATGCGCGACTTCGACGAGACCCGGGTGCTCGTGGCCCGCGTCAACGACGACGGCCGGGGCGGCGCGTCCGTGCAGGAGGGCCACGGCCTCCAGGGGCTCGTCGGACGGATCGGCGCGCTCGACGGCGACGTGAGCATCTCCAGCCCGCAGGGCGGACCCACGCGCATCACCGCGCGCGTGCCGCTCCTCACGCTCAACGGCGTGCCGACCGACGGGTCGGGCACCGGCGCGGGCGGATCGCCGGCCGCCTCGCCCGACCCCACCGCGTGACTACGCTCGGGGCCATGGACGACGGCCCGGTTGCAGCGCGCATCCGGGCCGTCGTGGTCGATGACGCCGTGCTCCTCCGCGAGGGGCTCGCGCGGGTGCTGGTCGAGGCCGGGATCGACGTCGTCGCCCAGCACGCGGACGCCGCCGGCTTCCTCGCGGCGCTGGCCGACGACGCCCCCGACGTCGTGGTGATGGACGTCCGCATGCCGCCGACGTACACCGACGAGGGGATCCGCGCCACGGTGGAGGCCAGGCGGCGCGTGCCGGGTATCGGCGTGCTGCTCCTCTCCCAGTACGTCGAGGCCGCCTACGCCGAGGAGGTCTTCCGCAGCGGCACGGCCGGCATCGGCTACCTGCTCAAGGACCGGGTGACCCGGCTCGAGGAGATCGACGACGCCGTGCGCCGCATCGCGTCCGGCGGCACCGTGCTCGACCCGGAGGTGGTGACGCAGCTCATGGCCCGACGACGCGATCCGCTCAGCGCACT encodes:
- a CDS encoding sensor histidine kinase, with translation MNTTPSATEAESTPVPPEELFPEAADASDAGGPPSDAAGGSEDVDPDDAPAPRDRRRSFYSSAWRRFPRDIGYLLLTAALCATVYLALPNIVFGLIDQLLWSATGLFAALALSVVLFGALFAARGLGAVERVRIGWAEPRPIRPVDWTPRWQQNRATRILSAVANPHYWLHLLHAVVVYPLVALVTLGAGAVLLAGFLGPIAGVFALMALDWRIDPYLTERGFDAGRTEALAVAIGVVAMILSVVLLPLWARGAVLAHYWTDHALLGGFRSDALERRVQGLEQSRAGAVTAEGQTLRQIERDLHDGPQQRLVRLRMDLAAAERALETDPERARTLIAEASEHAHDTLEELRALSRGFAPPILLDRGLVAALEALASRATVPVALDVHLPEKLVLPTEVERNVYFTVSELLTNVAKHSEATRADVTLVLMRDFDETRVLVARVNDDGRGGASVQEGHGLQGLVGRIGALDGDVSISSPQGGPTRITARVPLLTLNGVPTDGSGTGAGGSPAASPDPTA
- a CDS encoding iron-siderophore ABC transporter substrate-binding protein; its protein translation is MITRRRTLAMTALAAATALTLTACGTTEEASTGAGATPAGEQITLTDGTGAEVTLDGPATKVVGTEWNVVENLVSLGVDPVGVADVAGYSAWSSAVPLVNEPADIGTRGEPSVETIASLAPDLIVATTDLPADAITQLKAIAPVLQVNSADGSKQIQQSEDNLELIAKATGTADKATEVIGAYDQAVADAKAKLDAAGLAGSRFLFADAYVDAGAVTIRPFGTGSLIGDVTTELGLENAWTGEVDPAYGLGSTDVEGLTTVGDVQFLYNSNSTQGDDPFASTLAGNAVWQSLPFVTAGDVHRMPDGIWAFGGPASMTAYAKAVSDLLAG
- a CDS encoding iron ABC transporter permease, with protein sequence MTAPVRTAPPSADAPPVSPAAAAIPDPAPSLAAVTRADGAGRIPVRAVAVVALLALVVAVLAVIDVTQGTAAVGPREVWQALTGRATPGDASVVVASRLPRMAAGILVGLALGAAGAALQTVSRNVLASPDTLAVNAGAHAALAVAAVTGLTLPALAGAGVAFVGGLVAAAVVLAVSGLGSGTVRLVLAGSALALGLGSVTSALLLLFPQQTSGLYRWGQGGIGQNGFDAVAQMAPVVVLALGILLLITRRLDALGLGDDAARSLGVHVRATRVIAVIASVLLAAAAVTVAGPIGFVGLYAPAFVRPLRRLVPGVRRSWVFIPVAGLMGAAVVLLADVLLRAVVGAEASVAVPTGLVTSLIGAVVLVVLAVRTRDSATPAPTERHGVITRRRAALVVGALVAVLVGLLIASVLLGDAKLLLGDVVNGIRGTAGPVVSYVLDTRVPRVLAAVLAGAALALAGVLVQAVTRNPLADPAILGVSGGAGLGAVLFVTTAPLASGWGIAGAAGLGALAAAAVVFGLAARGGFPQNRLVLIGVGVSAGTAAAISMIIVLTDPFNGAKALTWLSGSTYGRGFDDALPVLVALVLAVAVAAPRHRMLDLVTLDDDTPRLLGVSLVRSRLLALSVAVVLTATAVAAVGVIGFVGLVAPHAARALVGSRHARVVPVAILLGAALVTLADLLGRTVIAPGQLGAGLVTALVGTPYFVWLLWRGRASRGR
- a CDS encoding response regulator transcription factor; the protein is MDDGPVAARIRAVVVDDAVLLREGLARVLVEAGIDVVAQHADAAGFLAALADDAPDVVVMDVRMPPTYTDEGIRATVEARRRVPGIGVLLLSQYVEAAYAEEVFRSGTAGIGYLLKDRVTRLEEIDDAVRRIASGGTVLDPEVVTQLMARRRDPLSALTPREREVLGLMAEGRTNAAIARALVIGTGAIEKHVTSIFVKLGLEDTGEDHRRVLAVLAYLG